From Myxococcales bacterium, the proteins below share one genomic window:
- the lepA gene encoding elongation factor 4 — MSIPQPKIRNFSIIAHIDHGKSTLADRILDVTGAVTQREQRDQFLDKMDIERERGITIKAQNVRLKYKAKDGEIYQLNLIDTPGHVDFNYEVSRSLSACEGAILVVDSTQGVEAQTLANVYLAIDQGLEIVPVLNKVDLPSSDVDGTKEQIENVIGLDCSDAVPCSGKTGVGVPDILEQIVKKMPPPKGNPDGKLRALIFDTWYDTYRGAMVMIRVVDGSLKKGDKIRFMSNKSEYEVTELGSFQPFAVALDEIGTGEVGFVAANIKSVHDAKVGDTITHALESRRATDALPGFKDVKPMVFAGIFPTDSADYPSLRDALEKLHMNDAAFSFEPDSSEALGFGYRCGFLGLLHMEIIQERLEREFNLDLITTAPSVVYMVYKDNGEAVRVDNPAKLPQPQYIERIEEPFVKMSIHVPQEYVGAVLALCQDKRGSQTGMAASGDRFIITYELPFGEVLFDFHDKLKSVSRGYASMDYEIIDYRAGNLVKVDMLVNGEPLDALSIIVHRDRAHTRGRALAEKLKEFVPQQQYEVAIQAAIGGKIIARETVRALRKDVTAKCYGGDISRKRKLLEKQKEGKKRMKQVGSVEIPQKAFLAILKVDA, encoded by the coding sequence ATGTCCATCCCGCAGCCCAAGATCCGCAACTTCTCGATCATCGCGCACATCGACCACGGCAAGAGCACGCTCGCCGACCGCATCCTCGATGTGACCGGCGCCGTGACGCAGCGCGAGCAGCGCGATCAGTTCCTCGACAAGATGGACATCGAGCGTGAGCGCGGGATCACGATCAAGGCCCAGAACGTCCGCCTCAAGTACAAGGCGAAAGACGGCGAGATCTACCAGCTCAACCTCATCGACACCCCCGGCCACGTCGACTTCAACTACGAGGTGTCGCGGAGCCTCTCGGCCTGCGAGGGCGCGATCCTCGTCGTCGACTCCACGCAGGGCGTCGAGGCGCAGACCCTCGCGAACGTGTACCTCGCGATCGACCAGGGCCTCGAGATCGTGCCCGTCCTGAACAAGGTCGACCTCCCCTCCTCGGACGTCGACGGCACGAAGGAGCAGATCGAGAACGTCATCGGGCTCGACTGCAGCGACGCCGTGCCGTGCAGCGGCAAGACCGGCGTGGGTGTGCCCGACATCCTCGAGCAGATCGTGAAGAAGATGCCGCCCCCCAAGGGCAACCCGGACGGCAAGCTCCGCGCGCTCATCTTCGACACCTGGTACGACACCTACCGCGGCGCGATGGTCATGATCCGCGTCGTCGACGGATCGCTCAAAAAGGGCGACAAAATCCGGTTCATGTCGAACAAGTCCGAGTACGAGGTCACCGAGCTCGGGAGCTTCCAGCCGTTCGCGGTGGCCCTCGACGAGATCGGGACCGGCGAGGTCGGGTTCGTCGCGGCCAACATCAAGAGCGTGCACGACGCGAAGGTCGGCGACACCATCACCCACGCCCTCGAGAGCCGACGCGCGACCGACGCGCTCCCCGGCTTCAAAGACGTGAAGCCCATGGTCTTCGCGGGCATTTTCCCCACGGATTCGGCCGACTACCCGAGCCTCCGGGACGCCCTCGAGAAGCTCCATATGAACGACGCGGCGTTCTCGTTCGAGCCCGACTCGTCCGAGGCGCTCGGGTTCGGGTACCGGTGCGGGTTCCTCGGGCTCTTGCACATGGAGATCATCCAGGAGCGGCTCGAGCGCGAGTTCAACCTCGACCTCATCACGACGGCGCCGTCGGTCGTCTACATGGTTTACAAGGACAACGGCGAGGCCGTGCGGGTCGACAACCCGGCCAAGCTCCCGCAGCCGCAGTACATCGAGCGGATCGAGGAGCCGTTCGTGAAGATGAGCATCCACGTCCCGCAGGAGTACGTGGGCGCCGTGCTCGCCCTCTGCCAAGACAAACGCGGATCGCAGACGGGCATGGCGGCCTCGGGTGACCGCTTCATCATCACGTACGAGCTTCCCTTCGGCGAGGTCCTCTTCGACTTCCACGACAAGCTGAAGAGCGTGTCGCGCGGGTACGCCTCGATGGACTACGAGATCATCGACTACCGCGCGGGCAACCTCGTCAAGGTCGACATGCTCGTCAACGGCGAGCCGCTCGACGCGCTCTCCATCATCGTGCACCGCGATCGCGCGCACACCCGCGGGCGCGCCCTCGCCGAAAAACTGAAGGAGTTCGTTCCCCAACAGCAGTACGAGGTGGCGATCCAGGCCGCGATCGGCGGCAAGATCATCGCCCGCGAGACGGTGCGAGCCCTCCGCAAAGACGTGACCGCCAAGTGCTACGGCGGCGACATCAGCCGAAAGCGCAAGCTCCTCGAGAAGCAGAAAGAGGGCAAGAAGCGCATGAAGCAGGTGGGCAGCGTCGAGATCCCGCAGAAGGCCTTCCTCGCGATCCTCAAGGTCGACGCCTGA
- a CDS encoding DUF2062 domain-containing protein produces MARAPRRRSFVSRLAVRVRRLVRRAKNERASPREVGEAVFLGVFAGCSPAVGVHGPIALALATVLRRNRLYAFLGSRVSNIVILPFIVLAEVQASHVLRTGHWAALTRARVLDEAPSLLLDWIVGSILVGAVLGFVVGWLAYMWAKWRASRRRRVQADDSTLPGDEGALPPLGTNV; encoded by the coding sequence ATGGCTCGTGCTCCGCGCAGGCGCTCCTTCGTTTCCCGCCTCGCCGTGCGGGTGCGGCGTCTCGTGCGGCGCGCGAAGAACGAGCGTGCGTCGCCCCGCGAGGTCGGAGAGGCCGTATTTCTCGGGGTGTTTGCCGGGTGCAGCCCGGCCGTCGGGGTCCACGGGCCGATCGCCCTCGCCCTCGCGACGGTGCTGCGGCGAAACCGGCTCTACGCGTTCCTCGGTTCGCGTGTGTCGAACATCGTCATTTTGCCCTTCATCGTCCTCGCCGAGGTCCAAGCGTCCCACGTGCTCCGCACCGGGCATTGGGCCGCCCTCACCCGCGCTCGGGTGCTCGACGAGGCCCCTTCGCTCCTCCTCGACTGGATCGTCGGCTCGATCCTCGTCGGCGCCGTCTTGGGATTCGTCGTGGGCTGGCTCGCCTACATGTGGGCAAAATGGAGAGCGTCACGCCGTCGGAGGGTCCAGGCCGACGACAGCACGCTCCCCGGCGACGAGGGCGCGCTCCCGCCACTCGGCACGAACGTGTAG
- a CDS encoding aminopeptidase P N-terminal domain-containing protein has product MSEFPHTAKRELYKNRRAAFVRAMREHEPASVAVLAATPVWHRNSDVEHEYRQDSDVHYLTGFAEPESVVVLSSDADGAPRMTLFVRPRDPERETWDGPRAGVDGAVAGFGADKAFPISELATELPKLLEDKRRLYYRVGRDRTFDDKVFVALDRARGRAKLGHDYPTELVEPGTIVHEMRLFKDDEGLASMRRAAEITAIAHAKCMAVTKPGMHEYEVEAVLLDTFRRHGSERAAYGSIVGSGPNATILHYRSNDRKMNDGELLLIDAGCEYGYYASDVTRTFPVSGTFSEPQRKIYELVLAAQLAGLRATTPGATLETIHQACVEVLSKGLVELGLLAGPLDEVVREAKYKRFYMHKTSHFLGMDVHDVGRYHLAGKPRELRPGMVLTVEPGLYVSASDETVDPQWRGIGVRIEDDLLVTESGHENLTRAIPKTVAEVEAACRATV; this is encoded by the coding sequence ATGTCCGAGTTCCCCCACACCGCGAAACGTGAGCTCTACAAGAATCGGCGCGCCGCCTTCGTCCGCGCCATGCGCGAGCACGAGCCCGCGTCCGTCGCCGTGCTCGCGGCGACTCCGGTGTGGCACCGCAACAGCGACGTCGAGCACGAGTACCGGCAAGACTCCGACGTGCACTACCTCACGGGCTTCGCGGAGCCCGAGAGCGTCGTCGTGCTCTCGTCCGACGCGGACGGCGCGCCCCGGATGACCCTCTTCGTTCGCCCACGCGATCCCGAGCGGGAGACCTGGGACGGCCCGCGCGCGGGCGTCGACGGCGCGGTCGCGGGCTTCGGCGCCGACAAGGCCTTCCCGATCTCCGAGCTTGCGACGGAGCTCCCCAAGCTGCTCGAGGACAAGCGGCGCCTCTACTACCGCGTCGGGCGCGATCGCACCTTCGACGACAAGGTCTTCGTCGCCCTCGACCGCGCGCGCGGGCGGGCGAAGCTCGGCCACGACTACCCGACCGAGCTCGTCGAGCCGGGCACCATCGTGCACGAAATGCGCCTGTTCAAAGACGACGAGGGGCTCGCTTCGATGCGTCGCGCGGCCGAAATCACGGCGATCGCGCACGCGAAGTGCATGGCCGTGACGAAGCCCGGCATGCACGAGTACGAGGTCGAGGCCGTGCTGCTCGACACGTTCCGGCGCCACGGGAGCGAGCGCGCCGCCTACGGGAGCATCGTCGGCTCGGGGCCCAACGCGACGATCCTCCACTACCGATCGAACGACCGGAAGATGAACGACGGGGAGCTCCTCCTCATCGACGCGGGCTGCGAGTACGGGTACTACGCGAGCGACGTGACCCGCACGTTCCCCGTGTCGGGGACGTTCTCCGAGCCGCAGCGCAAGATCTACGAGCTCGTCCTCGCGGCCCAGCTCGCGGGCCTCCGAGCGACCACCCCCGGCGCCACCCTCGAGACGATCCATCAGGCGTGCGTCGAGGTACTCTCGAAGGGCCTGGTCGAGCTCGGGCTCCTCGCCGGACCGCTCGACGAGGTCGTCCGCGAGGCGAAGTACAAGCGCTTCTACATGCACAAAACCAGCCATTTTCTCGGCATGGACGTGCACGACGTCGGGCGCTACCACCTCGCGGGCAAGCCGCGCGAGCTCCGCCCCGGCATGGTGCTCACGGTCGAGCCCGGGCTCTACGTGAGCGCGAGCGACGAGACGGTCGACCCCCAGTGGCGCGGCATCGGCGTCCGCATCGAGGACGACTTGCTCGTCACGGAGAGTGGGCACGAGAACCTCACCCGAGCGATCCCGAAGACGGTCGCCGAGGTCGAGGCCGCGTGCCGCGCGACCGTGTGA
- a CDS encoding tyrosine recombinase XerC produces the protein MNFDEARRRFGEYQKAERNASPNTRAAYERDLVALEGFLRERKGLAEDAPVPVALVDLYVLRGHLGALARTHAPSSIARKIAAIRSFFRFLSDRGLVRQDPSEELASPKVRRPLPTFLSVDAAKEVVEAPTAGDAHPAVAARDRAAMELLYGAGVRVSELSGLDLGDIDLGAQRARVLGKGRKERLVPFGEAAASALREYLALRDAFRHPRTGELDPRALFVSVRGRRLNVRAVQLFVRAYGAQGAGRADLHPHALRHTCATHLLDGGADLRAIQEVLGHASLSTTQKYTHVSVEHLLAVYDKAHPLARGKLPKVGGGEG, from the coding sequence GTGAACTTCGACGAGGCCCGGAGGCGGTTCGGCGAGTACCAAAAGGCCGAGCGGAACGCGTCGCCGAACACGCGGGCGGCCTACGAGAGGGATCTCGTCGCGCTCGAGGGGTTTCTTCGCGAGCGAAAGGGGCTCGCGGAGGACGCACCGGTGCCCGTCGCGCTCGTCGATCTGTACGTCCTTCGCGGCCACCTCGGGGCGCTCGCGCGGACCCACGCGCCGTCGTCGATCGCTCGAAAAATCGCGGCTATTCGCTCGTTTTTTCGCTTCTTGTCCGATCGAGGCCTCGTCCGCCAGGACCCCTCCGAGGAGCTCGCGAGCCCCAAGGTTCGGAGGCCTCTGCCGACGTTCCTCTCGGTGGACGCGGCCAAAGAGGTCGTGGAGGCCCCCACGGCCGGCGACGCTCACCCCGCCGTGGCCGCGCGCGACCGAGCGGCGATGGAGCTCCTGTACGGCGCCGGGGTCCGTGTGAGCGAGCTGTCGGGCCTCGACCTCGGGGACATCGACCTCGGCGCTCAGCGGGCGCGTGTGCTCGGCAAGGGCCGCAAAGAACGACTCGTGCCGTTCGGGGAGGCAGCGGCCAGCGCCCTGCGAGAGTACCTCGCGCTCCGCGACGCGTTTCGTCACCCACGAACCGGGGAGCTCGATCCGAGGGCGCTCTTCGTCTCGGTGCGAGGGCGGCGCCTCAACGTCCGGGCCGTCCAGCTCTTCGTGCGGGCCTACGGCGCCCAAGGGGCAGGGCGCGCCGACCTCCACCCTCACGCCCTTCGTCACACTTGTGCGACCCACCTGCTCGACGGCGGCGCCGACCTCCGCGCGATCCAGGAGGTGCTCGGCCATGCGTCGCTCTCGACGACGCAGAAGTACACCCACGTGTCGGTCGAGCATCTGCTCGCGGTGTACGACAAGGCGCACCCGCTCGCGCGAGGGAAGCTCCCGAAGGTCGGCGGCGGGGAAGGCTGA
- a CDS encoding PHP domain-containing protein, producing the protein MRSLCRTVSFALALVLAHGVARADSTRTFEGDVPSGGPDHFFVPFDVPPGTAEIRVEHDDLSPTNILDFGLEDANGYRGWGGGTEEPIVVNAQAASRAYVPGPLDRGGMRVVVGKAKVVSSPAKYRIVITFLDKATLPPDPDRRPYEPGPALAVGARYYAGDFHVHSKESTDARPDLDEIARFARSRGLAFVELSDHNTVTQLELVSAARARNPGFLFVPGIEVTTYQGHGNAIGAQRFVEHKLAPGGATIEGTVDAVRAQGAVFGVNHPLLDLGDLCIGCAWKHEVAPEKIGAYEIGTGGQKEGARLFLDVTLRAWDTLLDRGSRAAPIGGSDDHQAGQAKGAFASPIGSPTTLVLADELSAAAIVEGVKRGRTVVKLQGPEDPMIELSGERGELPGDEVAVKSARVRARVTGGIGHKARFVTNGVPGPESEITTDPFELATVAVAEAGKRVRVRAEVLVDDKPRTVTSHIFVQLDPAGPEAAELPSPEGTGGCTTEGRAPSFGAAPLVLALSALAAAWARARART; encoded by the coding sequence ATGCGCTCGCTCTGCCGCACGGTCTCGTTCGCGCTCGCCCTCGTGCTCGCCCACGGCGTCGCACGCGCCGACTCCACGCGCACCTTCGAGGGAGACGTGCCCTCGGGCGGCCCCGATCACTTCTTCGTGCCGTTCGACGTGCCGCCGGGCACCGCCGAGATTCGCGTCGAGCACGACGACCTCTCGCCGACCAACATCCTCGACTTCGGGCTCGAGGACGCGAACGGGTACCGCGGCTGGGGAGGTGGCACCGAGGAGCCCATCGTGGTGAACGCCCAGGCGGCGAGCCGCGCGTACGTCCCCGGGCCGCTCGACCGGGGCGGGATGCGGGTCGTGGTCGGCAAAGCGAAGGTGGTCTCTTCCCCGGCCAAGTATCGGATCGTCATCACTTTTTTGGACAAGGCCACCCTCCCCCCGGACCCCGACAGGAGGCCCTACGAGCCCGGGCCGGCGCTCGCCGTGGGCGCGCGCTACTACGCGGGCGATTTTCACGTGCACTCCAAGGAGAGCACCGACGCGCGCCCCGACCTCGACGAGATCGCGAGGTTCGCGCGCTCCCGCGGGCTCGCGTTCGTGGAGCTGTCCGACCACAACACGGTCACCCAGCTCGAGCTCGTCTCGGCCGCGCGCGCGCGGAACCCGGGCTTCCTGTTCGTGCCGGGCATCGAGGTCACGACCTACCAAGGGCACGGCAACGCCATCGGCGCGCAGAGGTTCGTCGAGCACAAGCTCGCCCCGGGAGGCGCGACCATCGAAGGCACGGTGGACGCCGTGCGCGCGCAGGGCGCCGTGTTCGGCGTGAACCACCCGCTCCTCGACCTCGGCGATTTGTGCATCGGGTGCGCCTGGAAGCACGAGGTCGCGCCCGAGAAGATCGGGGCCTACGAGATCGGTACCGGCGGCCAAAAAGAGGGCGCGCGGCTCTTCCTCGACGTGACGCTCCGCGCCTGGGACACGCTCCTCGATCGCGGGTCGCGGGCTGCCCCGATCGGAGGGAGCGACGACCATCAAGCCGGCCAAGCGAAGGGCGCCTTCGCGAGCCCCATCGGGAGCCCGACGACCCTCGTGCTCGCCGACGAGCTCTCGGCGGCGGCCATCGTCGAGGGGGTGAAGCGCGGCCGCACGGTCGTGAAGCTGCAAGGGCCCGAGGACCCGATGATCGAGCTCTCGGGAGAACGCGGCGAGCTCCCGGGAGACGAGGTCGCGGTGAAGAGCGCCCGCGTTCGGGCGCGCGTGACGGGAGGCATCGGCCACAAGGCGCGCTTCGTGACGAACGGCGTCCCCGGCCCCGAGAGCGAGATCACCACCGACCCGTTCGAGCTCGCCACGGTGGCCGTCGCCGAGGCCGGAAAGAGGGTGCGTGTGCGGGCCGAGGTGCTCGTCGACGACAAGCCGCGCACGGTCACCTCCCACATTTTCGTACAGCTCGACCCCGCGGGTCCCGAGGCCGCCGAGCTCCCGTCTCCCGAGGGCACGGGAGGCTGCACGACCGAAGGGCGCGCCCCATCCTTCGGCGCAGCGCCGCTCGTTCTCGCCTTGTCCGCGCTCGCCGCGGCCTGGGCGCGCGCCCGGGCGAGGACCTGA
- a CDS encoding pseudouridine synthase: MAQERLQKILARGGFSSRRAAEAIITAGRVRVNGKVVTELGAKADPRSDKVELDGKRVVAEEAVYVIVHKPRGVVATLSDPEGRPTVKEMLSGFGVRLFPVGRLDFATSGALLATNDGAFSEGLLHPKRAVPKTYVVKVAGVMAKEHLDVWRNGVTLDDGPTLPAEATFLRHEGDKTWFTLTIKEGRNQQIRRMGEATGFTVMRLSRTSFAGISTDGMKPGAARLLTREELLDLKKAFGVPRKLPSVEGVARAAAAFITKRRPARLRVDDHGHAKPGFRGEPRTPREGHATGDEPARFGAAGPSEERRERRPRPQGEGFQGKPRAPRSRDEGQERRPRPQGEGFQGKPRAPRSRDEGQERRPRPQGEGFQGKPRAPRSRDEGQERRPRPQGEGFQGKPRAPRSRDEGQERRPRPQGEGFQGKPRAPRSRDEGQERRPRPQGEGFQGKPRAPRSRDEGQERRPRPQGEGFQGKPRAPRSRDEGQERRPRPQGEGFQGKPRAPRSRDEGASPGRRGAPKGRSSR, from the coding sequence ATGGCTCAAGAACGGCTCCAAAAAATCCTGGCTCGCGGCGGCTTCTCCTCTCGTCGCGCCGCCGAGGCGATCATCACGGCCGGGCGTGTGCGCGTGAACGGCAAGGTGGTGACCGAGCTCGGGGCGAAGGCCGACCCTCGCTCCGACAAGGTGGAGCTCGACGGAAAGCGCGTCGTCGCCGAAGAGGCCGTCTACGTCATCGTCCACAAGCCGCGCGGCGTCGTCGCGACGCTCTCGGACCCCGAAGGGCGACCCACCGTGAAGGAGATGCTCTCCGGCTTCGGAGTCCGCCTCTTCCCGGTCGGGAGGCTCGATTTCGCGACGAGCGGCGCCCTGCTCGCCACGAACGACGGAGCGTTCTCCGAGGGGCTCCTCCATCCGAAGCGCGCGGTGCCGAAGACCTACGTGGTCAAGGTCGCTGGGGTCATGGCGAAGGAGCACCTCGACGTGTGGCGCAACGGCGTCACCCTCGACGACGGCCCCACGCTCCCCGCCGAGGCCACGTTCCTTCGCCACGAGGGCGACAAAACTTGGTTCACGCTCACTATCAAAGAGGGCAGAAACCAGCAGATCCGGCGCATGGGCGAGGCCACGGGCTTCACGGTGATGCGCCTGTCGCGAACGTCCTTCGCGGGCATCTCGACCGACGGCATGAAGCCCGGAGCCGCGCGGCTGCTCACGCGCGAGGAGCTGCTCGACCTGAAGAAGGCGTTCGGCGTGCCGCGCAAGCTCCCGTCGGTCGAGGGCGTGGCGCGTGCGGCGGCGGCGTTCATCACGAAGCGCCGGCCCGCTCGCCTTCGGGTCGACGATCATGGTCACGCGAAGCCTGGATTTCGGGGCGAGCCACGCACGCCGCGGGAAGGTCACGCGACGGGCGACGAGCCGGCGCGCTTCGGTGCGGCGGGTCCATCCGAGGAGCGTCGGGAGCGTCGCCCGCGCCCGCAAGGCGAGGGTTTCCAGGGAAAACCGCGGGCTCCGCGCTCGCGTGACGAGGGGCAAGAGCGTCGCCCGCGCCCGCAAGGCGAGGGCTTCCAGGGAAAACCGCGGGCTCCGCGCTCGCGTGACGAGGGGCAAGAGCGTCGCCCGCGCCCGCAAGGCGAGGGTTTCCAGGGAAAACCGCGGGCTCCGCGCTCCCGTGACGAGGGGCAAGAGCGCCGCCCGCGCCCGCAAGGCGAGGGCTTCCAGGGAAAACCGCGGGCTCCGCGCTCGCGTGACGAGGGGCAAGAGCGTCGCCCGCGCCCGCAAGGCGAGGGTTTCCAGGGAAAACCGCGGGCTCCGCGCTCGCGTGACGAGGGGCAAGAGCGTCGCCCGCGCCCGCAAGGCGAGGGCTTCCAGGGAAAACCGCGGGCTCCGCGCTCGCGTGACGAGGGGCAAGAGCGTCGCCCGCGCCCGCAAGGCGAGGGTTTCCAGGGAAAACCGCGGGCTCCGCGCTCCCGTGACGAGGGGCAAGAGCGCCGCCCGCGCCCGCAAGGCGAGGGTTTCCAGGGAAAACCGCGGGCTCCGCGCTCGCGTGACGAAGGCGCGAGCCCTGGGCGACGTGGTGCACCGAAGGGCCGCTCTTCGCGCTGA
- a CDS encoding ribbon-helix-helix domain-containing protein produces the protein MRKKISTTIYVTPEQSDKLKLLHERTKVPVAVYIREGIDLVLRHYAHMLPGQLPLVDPAQELLPQAPAVPAPAPSRRDAARAERESRTDVSSAGEDRQKPR, from the coding sequence ATGCGAAAGAAGATCAGCACGACCATCTACGTGACGCCGGAGCAGAGCGACAAGCTCAAGCTCCTGCACGAGCGTACGAAGGTGCCCGTGGCCGTCTACATTCGCGAGGGCATCGACCTCGTCCTGCGGCACTACGCGCACATGCTCCCCGGCCAGCTCCCGCTCGTCGACCCGGCCCAAGAGCTCCTGCCGCAGGCCCCCGCCGTCCCCGCCCCTGCCCCGTCTCGGCGTGACGCCGCGAGGGCCGAGCGCGAGAGCCGAACGGACGTGAGCAGCGCGGGCGAGGACCGACAGAAGCCGCGCTGA
- a CDS encoding sulfatase-like hydrolase/transferase, whose product MLVRWVRRSQLTLGGAIFGALWVSLVEARAAGALDTDLPPLGPLFLAALGLVAPLALVVGLVVAVASLFFEPGEISSPRELLHAVREAPVLERSRTAAIAPLSVIAAFVFVVVTSHIGHTRLAEGKPLEAGVVLGAFTIGLVVVLLGAVLALAPLLRRALAYGAEKSSAFVDPVSTTLAALVPVTLLFAYGVSAGDTSGGGPGPFAILGVLKRPELDLRPVGHALVLAAFGYAAAVGFRKSRVVAPSVALFMVLFGVAATARDATLMNQKPELSRGLARSAPLGKIGLAVLRAATDRDHDGASPLFGGGDCDDHDRARYPEAVDVPGNGIDEDCSGADTPLPAPKEPPKVAAAPKKKRRLNVVLITVDTLRIDLGFMGYKKPVSPNMDRLAEKGAVFERAYAMASYTGKSLGPLLIGKYPSETLRDGGHFNVYSPKNVFVAERAKDAGYATLGAMSHFYFRHSSGLSQGFDRWDLSAIPPGLADNDNSVSSEALSNVVLKMLEDPARAPQPKDAGASEASDAGVERPFFAWFHYFDPHAQYAPHPEAPSFSDGDKSPAAWVHAQYDAEVWYTDKHIGRVLDAIERSPYAKDTAIVLTADHGEALGDHGMSWHGAEIWESLVRVPLVVYVPGIAPRRIPLKRSHIDLAPTLLELMGIEAGEGELSGQSLVPEVEGEGDLQERDVYVDMPIGPFNGTRRALITGPTPGTKIINLGGSQYQLFDLGSDPGELKDLAKDKEKLEPMKAAMQAYRARLREIEVKPAEN is encoded by the coding sequence GTGCTCGTCCGCTGGGTCCGTCGGTCACAGCTCACCCTCGGAGGCGCCATCTTCGGCGCCCTTTGGGTCTCCCTCGTCGAGGCGCGCGCCGCCGGAGCGCTCGACACCGATCTGCCCCCGCTCGGGCCTCTCTTCCTGGCGGCGCTGGGCCTCGTGGCCCCGCTCGCGCTCGTCGTAGGGCTCGTCGTGGCGGTGGCGAGCCTCTTCTTCGAGCCGGGCGAGATCTCGTCGCCGCGCGAGCTCCTCCACGCCGTCCGGGAGGCCCCGGTGCTCGAACGCTCGCGGACCGCGGCGATCGCACCGCTCTCCGTGATCGCGGCGTTCGTGTTCGTGGTGGTCACTTCGCACATCGGCCACACGCGCCTCGCCGAGGGGAAGCCGCTCGAAGCCGGAGTGGTGCTCGGTGCGTTCACCATCGGCCTCGTGGTCGTGCTCCTCGGCGCGGTGCTCGCGCTCGCGCCCCTCCTTCGTCGTGCGCTCGCCTACGGCGCCGAGAAGAGCTCCGCGTTCGTCGACCCCGTGAGCACGACCCTCGCCGCGCTCGTGCCGGTCACGCTCCTCTTCGCGTACGGAGTGTCCGCGGGCGACACGAGCGGAGGAGGTCCGGGGCCGTTCGCGATCCTCGGTGTGCTGAAGCGCCCCGAGCTCGATCTCCGCCCGGTCGGCCACGCCCTCGTCCTCGCCGCCTTTGGGTATGCGGCCGCGGTCGGGTTTCGGAAGAGCCGCGTCGTCGCGCCGTCCGTGGCGCTCTTCATGGTGCTCTTCGGGGTCGCCGCGACCGCGCGCGACGCCACCCTGATGAACCAAAAACCCGAGCTTTCTCGTGGGCTTGCACGCTCTGCTCCGCTCGGCAAGATCGGCCTCGCCGTGCTGCGCGCCGCGACCGATCGGGACCACGACGGAGCCTCTCCGCTCTTCGGCGGCGGCGACTGCGACGACCACGACCGCGCTCGATACCCCGAGGCGGTCGACGTCCCGGGCAACGGCATCGACGAAGACTGCTCGGGCGCCGACACCCCGCTCCCCGCGCCGAAAGAGCCCCCTAAGGTCGCCGCCGCACCCAAAAAGAAGCGGCGGCTCAACGTGGTCCTCATCACGGTCGACACGCTCCGCATCGACCTCGGCTTCATGGGCTACAAGAAGCCCGTGAGCCCGAACATGGACCGCCTCGCGGAGAAGGGCGCGGTCTTCGAGCGCGCCTACGCGATGGCGTCGTACACGGGGAAGAGCCTCGGCCCGCTCCTCATCGGCAAATACCCGAGCGAGACGCTCCGGGACGGTGGCCACTTCAACGTCTACTCCCCGAAGAACGTCTTCGTCGCCGAGCGCGCCAAAGACGCGGGCTACGCCACGCTCGGGGCGATGTCCCACTTCTATTTCCGGCACTCGTCGGGCCTCTCTCAGGGGTTCGACCGGTGGGATCTGTCGGCCATCCCTCCGGGCCTCGCCGACAACGACAACTCGGTGTCGAGCGAGGCACTCTCGAACGTGGTGCTCAAGATGCTCGAGGACCCGGCCCGAGCTCCGCAACCGAAAGACGCGGGCGCGAGCGAGGCGAGCGACGCGGGGGTGGAGCGGCCGTTTTTTGCCTGGTTCCACTACTTCGACCCTCACGCGCAGTACGCACCTCACCCCGAAGCCCCGAGCTTCTCCGACGGAGACAAGAGCCCCGCGGCCTGGGTGCACGCGCAGTACGACGCCGAGGTTTGGTACACGGACAAACACATCGGTCGGGTGCTCGATGCCATCGAGCGCTCGCCGTACGCCAAGGACACCGCGATCGTGCTCACGGCCGACCATGGCGAGGCCCTCGGGGACCACGGCATGAGCTGGCACGGCGCCGAGATCTGGGAGTCGCTCGTCCGCGTACCCTTGGTCGTCTACGTGCCCGGCATCGCCCCGAGGCGCATTCCCTTGAAGCGCTCGCACATCGATCTCGCCCCCACGCTGCTCGAGCTCATGGGGATCGAGGCAGGCGAGGGAGAGCTCTCCGGCCAGAGCCTCGTGCCCGAGGTGGAGGGCGAGGGCGACCTTCAGGAGCGCGACGTCTACGTCGACATGCCGATCGGGCCGTTCAACGGCACGCGCCGCGCGCTCATCACGGGGCCGACCCCGGGCACGAAGATCATCAACCTCGGGGGCTCGCAATACCAGCTCTTCGACCTGGGCTCCGACCCGGGGGAGCTGAAGGACTTGGCGAAAGACAAGGAGAAGCTCGAACCGATGAAGGCCGCGATGCAGGCCTACCGAGCGCGCTTGCGGGAGATCGAGGTCAAGCCGGCGGAGAACTGA